Proteins from one Impatiens glandulifera chromosome 2, dImpGla2.1, whole genome shotgun sequence genomic window:
- the LOC124927917 gene encoding jacalin-related lectin 3 isoform X2, whose product MTSFDKRKPILVGPWGGQGGSSWDDGVWTGITKLMISYGVGIYTIQVEYDKNGTLLWSDKHGGRAGPKTDIVKLDYPQEYLTSIHGHHGSLNERGPVFIRSLSFESNIRTYGPYGTNEEGTYFTFPMNGGKIVGFHGRAGWYVDAIGAYLEPINSISKYPSSTSAQSQGYSMVQALENGYDVILAFRQKNNLMNGESSNYISESKMNQSHNQTVVYNANTLERIPSTTVKGAVSHGTWGGAGGTTFDDGIYTGIRQITLSRNMGIVYLRVLYDKNGEATWGGKNGGNGGYKSDKITFDYPYEVLTHITGFHGPTMVMGPTIIKSLTFHTTKARYGPYGDEQGESFSTNIREGKIVGFYGRKGWFLDAIGVHVMEGKVIVPIRPPNAKILPQVNKIVAKEEPQSPRKTNKFEIPRRGSVDELKKKVVVVQEPAIDGTGPWGGDGGRQWDDGVFTGIKQIHLTRKESICSIQIEYDRNGQSVWSVKHGGNEADNLGANTIRMKLEYPNEVLRSISGYYGEERGRMVIKSLTFTTSRRKMGPYGEEKGTFFSSVTTDGKILGFHGRSDMYLDSIGVHMQHWLGNSNASNKYGNLVKSSFTKIFT is encoded by the exons ATGACAAGTTTCGACAAGAGAAAACCCATATTGGTTGGACCATGGGGAGGTCAAGGTGGTTCGTCATGGGACGATGGGGTGTGGACCGGGATCACAAAACTCATGATATCTTACGGAGTTGGAATTTACACGATTCAAGTTGAATACGATAAAAACGGGACACTCTTGTGGTCAGATAAGCACGGTGGTCGTGCAGGGCCTAAGACGGACATT GTCAAGTTGGATTACCCGCAAGAATATCTTACTTCAATCCATGGACATCATGGATCTTTAAATGAAAGGGGACCTGTATTCATTAggtctttatcttttgaaagcAATATAAGAACATATGGACCATATGGTACTAATGAGGAAGGAACATATTTCACTTTTCCAATGAATGGAGGCAAGATTGTTGGTTTTCATGGAAGAGCCGGTTGGTATGTTGATGCAATTGGAGCTTATTTAGAGCCTATCAATTCTATTTCGAAATATCCTTCATCCACTTCGGCACAATCTCAAGGGTACTCGATGGTTCAAGCTCTTGAAAATGGATACGATGTCATTCTCGCTTTTAGGCAGAAGAATAACCTCATGAATGGCGAATCTTCGAATTACATTTCGGAGTCAAAGATGAACCAG TCTCATAATCAAACCGTTGTTTATAATGCGAATACTCTCGAGAGAATTCCCTCGACAACGGTCAAAGGAGCCGTGTCACACGGAACATGGGGTGGAGCCGGGGGGACAACTTTCGACGATGGGATCTACACGGGCATTCGACAAATTACCTTGTCTCGAAACATGGGGATTGTGTACTTAAGAGTTTTGTATGACAAGAACGGTGAAGCTACATGGGGAGGAAAAAACGGTGGCAACGGAGGGTACAAATCGGACAAG ATAACATTTGATTACCCTTATGAAGTCTTGACACACATTACCGGTTTCCATGGACCTACAATGGTTATGGGTCCGACGATTATCAAGTCCCTCACGTTCCATACTACAAAGGCGAGGTACGGCCCTTATGGTGATGAACAAGGGGAGTCGTTTTCTACAAACATAAGAGAAGGGAAGATTGTCGGTTTCTATGGTCGTAAAGGGTGGTTTCTCGATGCCATTGGCGTTCATGTTATGGAAGGAAAAGTTATCGTGCCAATACGCCCTCCAAATGCGAAAATCCTTCCCcaagtaaataaaatagttgCTAAAGAGGAGCCTCAAAGTCCTAGGaaaactaacaaatttgaaatacCACGACGAGGGTCGGTTGACGAG ttaaaaaaaaaggtgGTGGTGGTGCAAGAACCAGCTATAGATGGGACAGGACCATGGGGAGGTGATGGTGGAAGACAATGGGATGATGGTGTATTCACAGGCATCAAACAAATTCATTTGACAAGAAAAGAATCCATTTGTTCTATACAAATCGAGTATGATCGAAACGGGCAATCTGTTTGGTCTGTCAAACACGGAGGCAACGAAGCTGATAACCTCGGAGCAAATACAATTCGG atGAAATTGGAATATCCAAATGAGGTTTTGAGAAGCATAAGTGGATACTATGGTGAAGAAAGGGGGAGAATGGTGATTAAGTCATTGACATTTACCACAAGTAGAAGGAAGATGGGTCCATATGGGGAAGAGAAGGGAACTTTCTTTAGCTCAGTTACAACAGATGGTAAAATATTAGGGTTTCATGGAAGAAGTGACATGTATTTGGACTCCATTGGTGTTCACATGCAGCATTGGTTGGGGAATTCTAATGCTAGTAATAAATATGGAAACCTAGTTAAATCATCTTTCACCAAGATTTTCACCTAA
- the LOC124927917 gene encoding jacalin-related lectin 3 isoform X1: protein MTSFDKRKPILVGPWGGQGGSSWDDGVWTGITKLMISYGVGIYTIQVEYDKNGTLLWSDKHGGRAGPKTDIVKLDYPQEYLTSIHGHHGSLNERGPVFIRSLSFESNIRTYGPYGTNEEGTYFTFPMNGGKIVGFHGRAGWYVDAIGAYLEPINSISKYPSSTSAQSQGYSMVQALENGYDVILAFRQKNNLMNGESSNYISESKMNQKSHNQTVVYNANTLERIPSTTVKGAVSHGTWGGAGGTTFDDGIYTGIRQITLSRNMGIVYLRVLYDKNGEATWGGKNGGNGGYKSDKITFDYPYEVLTHITGFHGPTMVMGPTIIKSLTFHTTKARYGPYGDEQGESFSTNIREGKIVGFYGRKGWFLDAIGVHVMEGKVIVPIRPPNAKILPQVNKIVAKEEPQSPRKTNKFEIPRRGSVDELKKKVVVVQEPAIDGTGPWGGDGGRQWDDGVFTGIKQIHLTRKESICSIQIEYDRNGQSVWSVKHGGNEADNLGANTIRMKLEYPNEVLRSISGYYGEERGRMVIKSLTFTTSRRKMGPYGEEKGTFFSSVTTDGKILGFHGRSDMYLDSIGVHMQHWLGNSNASNKYGNLVKSSFTKIFT from the exons ATGACAAGTTTCGACAAGAGAAAACCCATATTGGTTGGACCATGGGGAGGTCAAGGTGGTTCGTCATGGGACGATGGGGTGTGGACCGGGATCACAAAACTCATGATATCTTACGGAGTTGGAATTTACACGATTCAAGTTGAATACGATAAAAACGGGACACTCTTGTGGTCAGATAAGCACGGTGGTCGTGCAGGGCCTAAGACGGACATT GTCAAGTTGGATTACCCGCAAGAATATCTTACTTCAATCCATGGACATCATGGATCTTTAAATGAAAGGGGACCTGTATTCATTAggtctttatcttttgaaagcAATATAAGAACATATGGACCATATGGTACTAATGAGGAAGGAACATATTTCACTTTTCCAATGAATGGAGGCAAGATTGTTGGTTTTCATGGAAGAGCCGGTTGGTATGTTGATGCAATTGGAGCTTATTTAGAGCCTATCAATTCTATTTCGAAATATCCTTCATCCACTTCGGCACAATCTCAAGGGTACTCGATGGTTCAAGCTCTTGAAAATGGATACGATGTCATTCTCGCTTTTAGGCAGAAGAATAACCTCATGAATGGCGAATCTTCGAATTACATTTCGGAGTCAAAGATGAACCAG AAGTCTCATAATCAAACCGTTGTTTATAATGCGAATACTCTCGAGAGAATTCCCTCGACAACGGTCAAAGGAGCCGTGTCACACGGAACATGGGGTGGAGCCGGGGGGACAACTTTCGACGATGGGATCTACACGGGCATTCGACAAATTACCTTGTCTCGAAACATGGGGATTGTGTACTTAAGAGTTTTGTATGACAAGAACGGTGAAGCTACATGGGGAGGAAAAAACGGTGGCAACGGAGGGTACAAATCGGACAAG ATAACATTTGATTACCCTTATGAAGTCTTGACACACATTACCGGTTTCCATGGACCTACAATGGTTATGGGTCCGACGATTATCAAGTCCCTCACGTTCCATACTACAAAGGCGAGGTACGGCCCTTATGGTGATGAACAAGGGGAGTCGTTTTCTACAAACATAAGAGAAGGGAAGATTGTCGGTTTCTATGGTCGTAAAGGGTGGTTTCTCGATGCCATTGGCGTTCATGTTATGGAAGGAAAAGTTATCGTGCCAATACGCCCTCCAAATGCGAAAATCCTTCCCcaagtaaataaaatagttgCTAAAGAGGAGCCTCAAAGTCCTAGGaaaactaacaaatttgaaatacCACGACGAGGGTCGGTTGACGAG ttaaaaaaaaaggtgGTGGTGGTGCAAGAACCAGCTATAGATGGGACAGGACCATGGGGAGGTGATGGTGGAAGACAATGGGATGATGGTGTATTCACAGGCATCAAACAAATTCATTTGACAAGAAAAGAATCCATTTGTTCTATACAAATCGAGTATGATCGAAACGGGCAATCTGTTTGGTCTGTCAAACACGGAGGCAACGAAGCTGATAACCTCGGAGCAAATACAATTCGG atGAAATTGGAATATCCAAATGAGGTTTTGAGAAGCATAAGTGGATACTATGGTGAAGAAAGGGGGAGAATGGTGATTAAGTCATTGACATTTACCACAAGTAGAAGGAAGATGGGTCCATATGGGGAAGAGAAGGGAACTTTCTTTAGCTCAGTTACAACAGATGGTAAAATATTAGGGTTTCATGGAAGAAGTGACATGTATTTGGACTCCATTGGTGTTCACATGCAGCATTGGTTGGGGAATTCTAATGCTAGTAATAAATATGGAAACCTAGTTAAATCATCTTTCACCAAGATTTTCACCTAA
- the LOC124927920 gene encoding thioredoxin H1-like produces the protein MASSEEGQVIGCHTVEEFNQQMQKGNESKKLVVIDFTASWCGPCRFIAPILADFAKKLPEVMFLKVDVDELRSVSEDFAVEAMPTFVFVKEGSLIDRVVGARKDELASKINLHSAAAAAAVTANA, from the exons ATGGCTTCTTCAGAGGAAGGACAAGTGATCGGTTGCCACACTGTAGAAGAGTTCAATCAGCAAATGCAGAAAGGCAATGAATCCAAGAAATTG GTTGTGATTGACTTTACTGCATCCTGGTGCGGTCCTTGCCGTTTCATTGCCCCAATTCTGGCTGATTTCGCCAAGAAACTCCCTGAAGTTATGTTCCTCAAGGTTGATGTTGATGAACTCAGG TCTGTTTCTGAAGATTTTGCTGTGGAGGCGATGCCAACATTCGTTTTCGTGAAGGAAGGAAGCCTGATCGATCGAGTGGTGGGTGCTAGGAAAGATGAGCTTGCATCGAAGATCAACCTTCACTCTGCTGCTGCCGCTGCAGCCGTCACTGCCAATGCCTGA
- the LOC124927918 gene encoding zingipain-2 isoform X1, translating into MGWSWWFLLISLLSPSLTATSSSSSPISDLFETWCIEHGKTYDSEGERLYRFKVFEDNYAYVTTHNNIDNNSSYTLSLNAFSDLTHHEFKASRLGLSSASGERLRNINVDHSFIEVNDNIPSAVDWRKNGAVVGVKDQGSCGACWAFSTTGAIEGINKIVTGALVSLSEQELIDCDKTYNSGCGGGLMDYAYEFVIKNHGIDTEDDYSFQGVDKTCNKEKLKRYVVTIDDYADVPQNSEKQLLQAVAKQPVSVGICGSERAFQLYSKGIFSGPCSTSLDHAVLIVGYGSQDGLDYWIVKNSWGTRWGIDGYMHMQRNTGNSQGICGINMLASYPIKKGPNPPPPPPPGPIKCDLFSSCPSGQTCCCGSKILGICFSWKCCNLDSAVCCKDSQHCCPHDYPICDVKKQQCLKKNGNGTLVKLLEKKGDFSSKWFSMIEDWNL; encoded by the exons ATGGGTTGGTCGTGGTGGTTTCTCCTTATCTCTCTCCTTTCTCCGTCCCTCACGGCGACATCATCGTCGTCCTCACCGATCTCCGATCTATTCGAAACCTGGTGCATAGAACACGGAAAAACCTACGATTCGGAAGGTGAGAGGTTGTATAGATTTAAGGTTTTTGAAGACAACTATGCCTATGTTACGACCCACaacaatattgataataatTCATCGTACACACTATCTCTTAACGCCTTTTCTGATCTTACCCATCACGAATTTAAGGCTTCCCGGCTCGGCCTATCATCTGCCTCCGGCGAAAGATTGAGAAACATTAACGTTGACCATTCATTTATTGAGGTTAATGACAATATTCCTTCGGCTGTGGATTGGAGGAAAAATGGAGCTGTTGTTGGAGTCAAAGATCAGGGCAGTTGTG GGGCATGTTGGGCATTTTCAACAACAGGGGCAATTGAAGGTATAAACAAAATTGTAACCGGAGCACTCGTCAGCTTGTCTGAACAAGAGCTGATTGACTGCGATAAGACTTACAACAGCGGTTGTggaggtggtctaatggattatgCGTACGAGtttgtaataaaaaatcatGGCATTGATACAGAAGATGATTACTCCTTTCAAGGTGTAGATAAGACTTGTAATAAAGAAAAA CTTAAAAGGTATGTCGTGACCATTGATGATTACGCTGATGTTCCCCAGAATAGCGAGAAACAGTTGCTTCAAGCGGTTGCAAAGCAACCCGTAAGCGTGGGCATATGTGGCAGTGAAAGAGCGTTTCAATTGTACTCTaag GGAATATTTTCTGGGCCATGTTCGACGTCATTGGATCACGCTGTTTTGATAGTTGGATACGGTTCCCAAGATGGACTCGACTATTGGATAGTAAAGAACTCATGGGGGACGCGATGGGGAATTGACGGTTACATGCACATGCAACGAAATACTGGGAATTCTCAGGGAATATGCGGAATCAACATGCTGGCATCATATCCAATAAAAAAAGGCCCGAATCCACCTCCGCCGCCTCCTCCTGGTCCAATTAAATGCGACCTCTTTTCGAGCTGTCCGAGTGGGCAAACATGCTGCTGCGGTTCAAAAATCCTGGGGATATGTTTTTCGTGGAAATGCTGCAACTTGGATTCTGCGGTTTGTTGTAAAGACAGCCAACATTGTTGTCCACACGATTATCCCATCTGCGACGTTAAGAAGCAACAATGTCTCAAG AAAAATGGGAATGGGACATTGGTGAAACTGTTGGAGAAGAAAGGTGATTTCTCAAGCAAATGGTTTTCAATGATTGAGGATTGGAATTTGTAG
- the LOC124927918 gene encoding probable cysteine protease RD21B isoform X2, whose product MTIFLRLWIGGKMELLLESKIRAVVVWACWAFSTTGAIEGINKIVTGALVSLSEQELIDCDKTYNSGCGGGLMDYAYEFVIKNHGIDTEDDYSFQGVDKTCNKEKLKRYVVTIDDYADVPQNSEKQLLQAVAKQPVSVGICGSERAFQLYSKGIFSGPCSTSLDHAVLIVGYGSQDGLDYWIVKNSWGTRWGIDGYMHMQRNTGNSQGICGINMLASYPIKKGPNPPPPPPPGPIKCDLFSSCPSGQTCCCGSKILGICFSWKCCNLDSAVCCKDSQHCCPHDYPICDVKKQQCLKKNGNGTLVKLLEKKGDFSSKWFSMIEDWNL is encoded by the exons ATGACAATATTCCTTCGGCTGTGGATTGGAGGAAAAATGGAGCTGTTGTTGGAGTCAAAGATCAGGGCAGTTGTGGTAT GGGCATGTTGGGCATTTTCAACAACAGGGGCAATTGAAGGTATAAACAAAATTGTAACCGGAGCACTCGTCAGCTTGTCTGAACAAGAGCTGATTGACTGCGATAAGACTTACAACAGCGGTTGTggaggtggtctaatggattatgCGTACGAGtttgtaataaaaaatcatGGCATTGATACAGAAGATGATTACTCCTTTCAAGGTGTAGATAAGACTTGTAATAAAGAAAAA CTTAAAAGGTATGTCGTGACCATTGATGATTACGCTGATGTTCCCCAGAATAGCGAGAAACAGTTGCTTCAAGCGGTTGCAAAGCAACCCGTAAGCGTGGGCATATGTGGCAGTGAAAGAGCGTTTCAATTGTACTCTaag GGAATATTTTCTGGGCCATGTTCGACGTCATTGGATCACGCTGTTTTGATAGTTGGATACGGTTCCCAAGATGGACTCGACTATTGGATAGTAAAGAACTCATGGGGGACGCGATGGGGAATTGACGGTTACATGCACATGCAACGAAATACTGGGAATTCTCAGGGAATATGCGGAATCAACATGCTGGCATCATATCCAATAAAAAAAGGCCCGAATCCACCTCCGCCGCCTCCTCCTGGTCCAATTAAATGCGACCTCTTTTCGAGCTGTCCGAGTGGGCAAACATGCTGCTGCGGTTCAAAAATCCTGGGGATATGTTTTTCGTGGAAATGCTGCAACTTGGATTCTGCGGTTTGTTGTAAAGACAGCCAACATTGTTGTCCACACGATTATCCCATCTGCGACGTTAAGAAGCAACAATGTCTCAAG AAAAATGGGAATGGGACATTGGTGAAACTGTTGGAGAAGAAAGGTGATTTCTCAAGCAAATGGTTTTCAATGATTGAGGATTGGAATTTGTAG
- the LOC124927919 gene encoding probable cysteine protease RD19C: MAKYLLLSLLLILSTAAATPLLVDLDDSTDSLIRQVVSGGSDDDLLNAHNHFTLFKTKYEKSYATQEEHDYRFSVFKKNLRRAKRHQRIDPSAIHGVTKFSDLSPEEFRRNYLGMNRGLRLPADAHEAPILPTNDLPTDFDWREKGAVTGVKNQGSCGSCWAFSTTGALEGAHFLATGELVSLSEQQLVDCDHECDPQEYGSCDSGCNGGLMNNAFEYALKSGGLQKEADYPYTGRDGVCSFDNTKIAASVSNFSVVSVDEDQVAANLVNYGPLAVGINAAYMQTYIGGVSCPYICGKHLDHGVLLVGYASAGYAPIRLKQKPYWIVKNSWGENWGQNGYYYICRGKNSKNVCGVDSMVSTVSAIHINSK; this comes from the exons ATGGCCAAATATCTACTACTCTCTCTCCTCCTCATCCTCTCAACGGCGGCGGCGACGCCTTTACTCGTTGACCTAGATGATTCTACCGATTCATTAATCCGTCAAGTAGTTTCAGGCGGCAGCgatgatgatcttctcaacgcTCATAATCACTTCACACTCTTCAAAACCAAGTACGAAAAGAGTTACGCGACTCAGGAAGAACACGATTACAGATTCTCAGTTTTCAAGAAGAATCTACGCCGCGCCAAACGTCATCAGAGGATTGATCCTTCAGCTATCCACGGCGTCACGAAATTCTCCGATCTAAGTCCGGAAGAGTTTCGTCGTAACTACCTTGGCATGAATCGAGGTCTTAGGCTTCCGGCTGATGCTCATGAGGCTCCGATTCTTCCAACTAATGATCTTCCGACTGATTTTGACTGGAGAGAGAAAGGTGCTGTTACTGGCGTTAAAAATCAG GGCTCTTGTGGATCCTGTTGGGCTTTTAGTACTACTGGTGCACTTGAAGGAGCTCATTTTCTCGCGACTGGAGAACTTGTTAGCCTCAGTGAACAACAGCTCGTCGATTGCGACCATGAG TGCGATCCACAAGAATATGGATCATGCGATTCAGGTTGTAATGGGGGACTGATGAACAATGCCTTTGAGTATGCACTTAAGTCTGGTGGACTCCAAAAAGAAGCAGATTATCCATACACGGGACGCGATGGTGTTTGCAGTTTTGATAACACCAAAATAGCCGCATCAGTTTCAAATTTCAGTGTTGTTTCTGTCGATGAAGATCAAGTTGCTGCAAATTTGGTCAATTATGGCCCTCTGGCAG TGGGAATCAATGCGGCTTATATGCAAACTTACATTGGGGGAGTATCGTGCCCATATATCTGCGGAAAGCATCTAGACCATGGAGTCCTTTTGGTTGGGTATGCATCGGCTGGCTATGCGCCAATTCGATTGAAACAGAAACCGTACTGGATAGTAAAGAATTCGTGGGGAGAAAACTGGGGGCAAAATGGGTATTATTACATCTGTAGAGGCAAGAACAGCAAGAACGTCTGTGGAGTCGATTCAATGGTCTCAACCGTATCTGCAATCCATATCAATTCAAAGTAG